In Arthrobacter citreus, a single genomic region encodes these proteins:
- the rho gene encoding transcription termination factor Rho, translating to MSLTISALESMKLKDLYEHAKVMKISYYSKLTKKELIFAILKAQAEKDGLMFMEGVLEIIPSEGYGFLRPINYSPSSEDIYISASQIRRFDMRNGDKVSGKVRPPKENERYFGLLQVEAVNGDDPENAKERVHFPGLTALYPNRQMKLETSPAKFSTRIIDMIAPVGFGQRGLIVAPPKAGKTELLKEVANSITTNHPEAELIVLLIDERPEEVTDIERSVKGDVVSSTFDETPDSHIKVAELVLERAMRLVEHKKDVIILMDSITRLARAYNLVIPPSGRTLSGGIDPAAFHRPKRFFGAARNIEEGGSLTILATALIDTGSRMDDVIYEEFKGTGNMELHLDRSLAERRIFPAIDIRRSGTRKEDLLIPKDHLDKLWLMRKTMSDIPDFVERYFRMLRQTKTNEEFFNTMTEESRKTPVSHK from the coding sequence ATGAGTTTAACAATCTCTGCATTAGAAAGCATGAAATTAAAAGATTTGTATGAACATGCAAAAGTAATGAAAATTTCGTACTACAGTAAATTAACGAAAAAAGAACTTATTTTTGCAATCTTAAAAGCGCAAGCTGAAAAAGATGGATTAATGTTCATGGAAGGTGTACTAGAAATTATCCCTTCAGAAGGATATGGATTCTTACGTCCAATCAATTATTCACCAAGCTCAGAGGATATCTACATTTCTGCATCTCAAATTCGTCGTTTTGATATGCGAAACGGAGATAAAGTTTCTGGTAAAGTACGTCCTCCAAAAGAGAATGAAAGATACTTTGGTCTACTTCAAGTAGAAGCAGTAAATGGAGATGACCCTGAGAATGCGAAAGAACGCGTTCACTTCCCAGGACTTACTGCATTGTATCCTAATCGACAAATGAAGCTTGAAACATCACCTGCTAAGTTTTCAACAAGAATCATCGATATGATTGCTCCAGTAGGATTTGGTCAACGTGGTTTAATTGTAGCCCCTCCAAAAGCAGGTAAAACAGAATTATTAAAAGAAGTTGCAAACAGCATAACAACAAATCACCCAGAAGCAGAACTAATTGTATTACTAATCGACGAGCGACCAGAAGAGGTAACGGATATCGAACGTTCTGTAAAAGGAGATGTTGTTAGTTCAACTTTCGATGAGACTCCAGATAGTCATATTAAAGTTGCTGAATTAGTATTAGAGCGTGCTATGAGACTAGTAGAGCATAAGAAAGATGTCATTATTTTAATGGATAGTATAACTAGACTTGCTCGTGCATACAACTTAGTTATTCCACCGAGCGGTCGTACATTATCAGGTGGTATTGACCCTGCTGCATTCCATAGACCAAAACGATTCTTTGGTGCTGCGCGAAACATTGAAGAAGGCGGTAGCTTAACGATTTTAGCTACAGCTTTAATCGATACAGGTTCTCGTATGGACGATGTTATTTATGAAGAATTCAAAGGAACTGGAAATATGGAGCTTCATCTTGATCGTTCATTAGCTGAACGTCGTATTTTCCCTGCGATTGACATTCGTCGTTCTGGAACACGTAAAGAAGATTTATTAATACCAAAAGATCATCTGGACAAGCTATGGTTAATGAGAAAAACAATGTCAGATATTCCAGACTTTGTTGAACGTTATTTCAGAATGCTTCGTCAAACGAAAACAAATGAAGAGTTCTTCAATACGATGACCGAAGAAAGTAGAAAGACACCTGTCTCTCATAAATAG
- the glpX gene encoding class II fructose-bisphosphatase → MERSLSMELVRVTEAAALASAKWMGLGKKDEADDAATTAMRDVFDTIPMKGTVVIGEGEMDEAPMLYIGEKLGNGYGPRVDVAVDPLEGTNIVASGGWNALAVIAIADHGNLLHAPDMYMEKIAVGPEAVGKVDINASVLENLTAVAEAKGKNINEVVATVLNRERHAKLIEEIRSAGARIKLINDGDVAGAINTAFDHTGVDILFGSGGAPEGVIAAVALKCLGGELQGKLLPQNEEEIERCKHMGIEDPNRVLYMDDLVKGDDAIFAATGVTDGELLKGVQYKGNVGTTHSLVMRAKSGTVRFVDGRHSLNKKPNLVIK, encoded by the coding sequence ATGGAAAGAAGTTTATCAATGGAGTTAGTGCGTGTTACTGAGGCGGCAGCACTTGCATCAGCAAAATGGATGGGTTTAGGCAAAAAGGATGAAGCAGATGATGCTGCTACAACAGCAATGCGTGATGTGTTTGACACGATTCCTATGAAGGGGACTGTTGTAATTGGAGAAGGGGAAATGGATGAGGCTCCAATGCTTTATATCGGCGAGAAACTTGGTAATGGTTATGGTCCAAGAGTAGATGTAGCAGTTGATCCACTTGAAGGAACAAATATCGTAGCATCTGGTGGCTGGAATGCTTTAGCTGTTATTGCTATAGCTGATCATGGAAACTTATTACATGCTCCTGATATGTATATGGAGAAAATCGCAGTAGGACCTGAAGCTGTAGGTAAAGTTGATATAAATGCATCTGTTCTTGAAAACTTAACAGCTGTAGCAGAAGCAAAAGGAAAAAACATAAACGAAGTCGTTGCAACAGTGTTAAATAGAGAGCGTCACGCGAAATTAATTGAAGAAATTCGTTCTGCAGGTGCTCGAATTAAATTAATCAATGATGGTGATGTAGCTGGTGCAATTAATACAGCTTTTGATCACACAGGTGTTGATATTTTATTCGGTAGCGGTGGAGCACCAGAAGGAGTAATCGCTGCAGTAGCTTTAAAATGCTTAGGTGGCGAACTTCAAGGAAAGTTATTACCTCAAAACGAAGAAGAGATCGAACGTTGCAAACATATGGGCATCGAAGATCCAAACCGTGTATTATACATGGACGATTTAGTTAAAGGTGATGACGCAATTTTTGCTGCTACTGGAGTAACTGATGGAGAATTATTAAAAGGTGTTCAATACAAAGGCAATGTAGGAACTACACATTCATTAGTTATGCGTGCTAAATCAGGAACTGTTCGTTTTGTTGATGGACGTCACAGTTTAAACAAAAAACCTAACCTAGTAATTAAATAA
- a CDS encoding UDP-N-acetylglucosamine 1-carboxyvinyltransferase: MEKLVLEGGIPLKGTIRVSGAKNSAVALIPATILASSPVTLEGVPNISDVQTLCDLLEEIGGQVEVSDEKIMIDPTNMVAMPLPSGKVKKLRASYYLMGAMLGRFKQAVIGLPGGCYLGPRPIDQHIKGFEALGAKVTNEQGAIYLRAEELKGARIYLDVVSVGATINIMLAAVLANGRTVIENAAKEPEIVDVATLLTSMGAKIKGAGTDVIRIDGVESLSGCTHTIIPDRIEAGTYTILAAATVQEGDKVIVDNVIPHHLESLIAKMREMNIDIDTNDDQIIVTGSNRELKSVDIKTLVYPGFPTDLQQPFSVLLTKANGTAVITDTIYGARFKHIDELRRMSATIKVEGSTAIISGPSELQGGRVKASDLRAGAALVIAGLIADGKTELTGLEHVDRGYEDLVEKLLGLGANVWRVQLTKQEVEQLKNA, encoded by the coding sequence ATGGAAAAGCTTGTATTAGAAGGCGGTATACCTTTAAAAGGTACTATTCGTGTTAGCGGTGCCAAAAATAGTGCGGTTGCATTAATCCCAGCAACTATACTAGCTAGCTCACCGGTAACACTAGAAGGTGTTCCTAATATTTCAGATGTTCAAACGCTTTGTGACCTACTAGAAGAAATTGGAGGTCAAGTAGAAGTTTCTGATGAAAAAATAATGATTGATCCAACAAATATGGTTGCAATGCCACTTCCAAGTGGAAAAGTAAAGAAATTGCGCGCTTCTTATTATTTAATGGGTGCAATGTTAGGTAGATTTAAGCAAGCGGTTATAGGATTACCAGGTGGATGTTATCTTGGACCAAGACCTATTGATCAACATATAAAAGGTTTTGAAGCATTAGGTGCAAAAGTAACGAATGAGCAAGGTGCAATTTATTTAAGAGCAGAAGAATTAAAAGGTGCACGTATATACCTAGATGTAGTAAGTGTTGGAGCAACGATTAATATCATGTTAGCGGCAGTTTTAGCAAATGGTAGAACAGTTATTGAAAACGCTGCAAAAGAGCCTGAGATTGTTGATGTTGCGACTTTATTAACTAGTATGGGTGCTAAAATTAAAGGTGCTGGTACTGATGTTATTCGAATTGATGGTGTAGAATCTTTATCGGGCTGCACACATACAATTATTCCGGATCGCATTGAAGCAGGGACTTATACAATATTAGCAGCTGCAACTGTGCAAGAAGGGGACAAGGTTATTGTAGATAACGTTATTCCTCATCACTTAGAATCACTTATTGCGAAAATGAGAGAAATGAATATAGATATTGATACGAATGACGATCAAATAATCGTTACAGGATCGAATAGAGAACTGAAATCAGTTGATATTAAAACATTGGTTTATCCAGGCTTTCCAACTGATTTACAGCAGCCGTTTTCTGTATTGCTAACGAAAGCAAATGGGACAGCCGTTATAACTGACACTATTTATGGTGCGAGGTTTAAACATATTGATGAACTTAGAAGAATGAGTGCAACCATTAAAGTAGAGGGAAGTACGGCTATTATTTCTGGTCCATCTGAGTTACAAGGTGGTCGTGTAAAAGCAAGTGATTTACGTGCTGGCGCTGCACTAGTTATAGCAGGTCTAATTGCAGATGGTAAAACAGAGCTAACTGGATTGGAGCATGTTGATCGAGGATACGAGGATTTAGTTGAAAAGCTTTTAGGCTTAGGAGCAAATGTTTGGCGTGTTCAGTTAACTAAACAAGAAGTTGAACAATTAAAAAATGCGTAA
- a CDS encoding fructose-bisphosphate aldolase — protein sequence MPLVSMTEMLNKAKEGKYAVGQYNINNLEWTFAILTAAEREQSPVILGVSEGAAKYMGGFNTVVKMVEGLLIDLKVTVPVAIHLDHGSSYEACKAAIDAGFTSVMIDASHDPFEQNVETTKKVVDYAHSHGVSVEAELGTVGGQEDHVVGDIIYADPAECKELVERTGIDCLAPALGSVHGPYKGEPKLGFDEMEQVGKETNVPLVLHGGTGIPTEQIQKAIARGTAKINVNTENQIAFNKAVRDFVANDANQYDPRKVLGPGREAIIATVAGKIREFGTSNKA from the coding sequence ATGCCTTTAGTATCTATGACTGAAATGCTTAATAAAGCAAAAGAAGGTAAATACGCAGTTGGTCAATACAATATTAATAACTTAGAGTGGACTTTTGCTATTCTTACTGCAGCTGAAAGAGAACAATCACCTGTAATCCTTGGTGTCTCTGAAGGTGCAGCTAAATACATGGGTGGATTTAACACTGTTGTAAAAATGGTTGAAGGTTTACTAATTGATTTAAAAGTGACTGTTCCTGTAGCAATTCACCTTGATCACGGTTCAAGCTATGAAGCTTGTAAAGCTGCAATTGATGCTGGATTTACTTCAGTTATGATTGACGCTTCTCATGATCCATTTGAACAAAATGTTGAAACAACTAAAAAAGTTGTAGACTATGCTCATTCTCATGGCGTGTCTGTTGAAGCTGAATTAGGAACTGTTGGTGGACAAGAAGATCACGTTGTTGGTGACATTATTTATGCTGACCCAGCAGAGTGTAAAGAACTTGTAGAGCGTACTGGCATTGACTGCTTAGCTCCAGCTTTAGGTTCTGTTCATGGACCATACAAAGGTGAACCTAAATTAGGTTTCGACGAAATGGAACAAGTTGGTAAAGAGACTAATGTACCATTAGTTTTACACGGTGGAACAGGAATCCCAACTGAACAAATTCAAAAAGCAATCGCTCGTGGAACTGCAAAAATCAACGTAAACACTGAGAACCAAATTGCTTTCAACAAAGCTGTTCGTGATTTCGTTGCAAATGATGCAAATCAATATGATCCACGTAAAGTACTTGGACCAGGTCGCGAAGCAATTATTGCAACAGTGGCTGGTAAAATCCGTGAGTTCGGTACTAGCAACAAAGCGTAA
- a CDS encoding response regulator, with product MGSKLLIVDDQYGIRLLLHEIFKKEGYEVFQAANGFQAIDIVVKDCPDLVILDMKIPGMDGVEILKRIKEINKDIKVILMTAYGELDIIEEAKKLGALQYFPKPFDIDEIKKVVREYTSQPQSQQ from the coding sequence TTGGGAAGTAAATTACTTATTGTAGACGACCAGTACGGAATACGTTTACTTTTACATGAAATTTTCAAAAAAGAAGGCTATGAGGTTTTTCAGGCAGCTAATGGTTTTCAAGCGATTGATATTGTAGTGAAGGATTGTCCCGACTTAGTTATTCTTGATATGAAAATACCAGGTATGGACGGAGTAGAGATTTTAAAACGTATTAAAGAAATAAATAAAGATATTAAAGTCATTTTGATGACGGCTTATGGTGAGCTAGATATTATTGAAGAAGCTAAAAAGTTAGGGGCACTACAATATTTTCCAAAACCATTTGATATTGATGAAATTAAGAAGGTTGTTCGAGAGTATACTTCACAACCACAATCTCAGCAGTAA
- a CDS encoding DUF2529 domain-containing protein, translating into MLKIFSTQLNGVFQKVVKQEEVFEDASRFLAQAVIGEGNVYVHGTKEFYGIVSEVTNGAEQNEAFKPLFENGEIQSLTPVDRVLLFTRQTDDQEAILLANKLAESNIGLVIVSTSINGEDHLSDLADVFINYELTRKLVPTDEGDRICFPTLLTGLFIYHCLLLTISEILEDY; encoded by the coding sequence ATGTTAAAAATTTTTTCGACACAATTGAATGGAGTTTTTCAAAAAGTAGTTAAACAAGAGGAAGTTTTTGAAGATGCTTCACGCTTTCTAGCACAGGCCGTTATTGGTGAAGGAAATGTTTATGTCCACGGCACAAAAGAATTCTACGGCATCGTTTCAGAGGTTACTAATGGTGCTGAGCAAAATGAAGCATTTAAACCTTTATTTGAAAACGGCGAAATTCAATCTCTAACTCCAGTAGATCGAGTACTGTTATTCACAAGACAAACTGATGACCAAGAAGCCATTCTCCTTGCAAATAAACTAGCGGAATCAAATATTGGATTAGTGATTGTCTCTACCTCTATAAACGGTGAAGATCATTTATCTGATCTAGCTGATGTATTTATTAACTATGAATTAACAAGGAAGCTAGTTCCAACTGACGAAGGAGACCGAATCTGCTTTCCTACCTTACTTACAGGTTTATTTATTTACCACTGTCTATTGCTAACGATCAGCGAGATATTAGAAGACTATTAA
- a CDS encoding CTP synthase, giving the protein MTKYIFVTGGVVSSLGKGIVAASLGRLLKNRGLNVTIQKFDPYINLDPGTMSPYQHGEVFVTDDGAETDLDLGHYERFVDINVTKFNNITSGKVYSTVLQKERRGDYLGGTVQVIPHITNEIKDKVFRAGRETNADVVITEIGGTVGDIESLPFMEAIRQIKGDVGRDNVMYVHCTLLPYIKAAGELKTKPTQHSVKELRSIGIQPNVIVLRSETTVPQEMKDKIAQFCDVDAKDVIECVDADTLYEIPLALQAQGLDSIACSHLKLQTNEADMTEWTSLVDKVKNLTKSTKIALVGKYVELQDAYISVAEALKHAGFAFDSEIEIKWINAEEVTTANVNELLSDVDGILVPGGFGDRGVEGKILTAQFARENNVPFLGICLGMQIASIEFARNVLGLKGAHSAEINPTTNYPIIDLLPEQKDVEDLGGTLRLGLYPCKLVEGSKAYEAYGDEVVYERHRHRYEFNNEYRQQMEQEGFIFSGTSPDGRLVEIIELPNHPWFVASQFHPEFISRPNRPQPLFRDFVGASLQAQK; this is encoded by the coding sequence ATGACAAAGTATATTTTTGTAACAGGTGGCGTAGTTTCATCTCTTGGTAAAGGGATTGTTGCAGCATCTTTAGGACGATTACTAAAAAACAGAGGATTAAATGTAACAATTCAAAAGTTCGATCCTTATATTAACTTAGACCCAGGAACAATGAGTCCTTACCAACACGGTGAAGTCTTCGTAACAGATGATGGCGCAGAAACAGACTTAGACTTAGGTCACTATGAAAGATTTGTTGATATTAATGTTACTAAATTCAACAATATAACTAGTGGTAAAGTTTATTCTACAGTTTTACAAAAAGAACGTCGTGGAGATTACTTAGGTGGAACTGTACAAGTTATCCCACATATTACAAATGAAATTAAAGATAAAGTTTTCCGTGCTGGCCGCGAAACAAATGCGGATGTTGTTATCACTGAGATCGGTGGAACTGTTGGTGATATCGAGTCATTACCATTTATGGAAGCTATTCGTCAAATTAAAGGCGATGTAGGTCGTGACAATGTAATGTATGTTCACTGTACGCTTCTTCCTTATATTAAAGCAGCTGGTGAGTTAAAAACAAAACCAACTCAACACAGTGTAAAAGAACTTCGTAGCATTGGTATTCAACCAAACGTGATCGTTTTACGTTCAGAAACAACTGTACCACAAGAAATGAAAGATAAAATCGCTCAATTCTGTGATGTAGATGCTAAAGACGTAATCGAATGTGTAGACGCTGATACACTTTACGAAATCCCATTAGCTTTACAAGCACAAGGATTAGACAGTATCGCATGTAGTCATTTAAAACTACAAACAAATGAAGCAGATATGACAGAATGGACTTCATTAGTAGACAAAGTTAAAAACCTAACGAAATCAACAAAAATTGCTCTTGTTGGTAAATATGTAGAATTACAAGATGCGTATATTTCAGTAGCAGAAGCATTAAAGCACGCAGGATTTGCTTTTGATAGCGAAATTGAAATTAAATGGATTAACGCAGAAGAAGTTACAACAGCTAACGTAAATGAACTTTTAAGCGATGTTGATGGAATTCTTGTACCAGGTGGTTTCGGAGACCGCGGTGTAGAAGGAAAAATTTTAACTGCACAATTCGCTCGTGAAAATAACGTACCATTCTTAGGAATTTGTTTAGGTATGCAAATTGCATCAATCGAATTTGCTAGAAATGTATTAGGATTAAAAGGTGCTCACTCAGCAGAAATCAATCCTACAACTAACTACCCAATTATCGATTTATTACCAGAGCAAAAAGATGTTGAGGATTTAGGTGGTACATTACGTTTAGGTTTATATCCATGTAAATTAGTTGAAGGTTCAAAAGCATATGAAGCATATGGTGATGAAGTAGTTTACGAACGTCATCGTCATCGTTATGAGTTCAACAATGAATACCGTCAACAAATGGAACAAGAAGGATTTATTTTCTCAGGAACTAGCCCTGATGGTCGTTTGGTAGAAATTATTGAGTTACCAAACCACCCATGGTTTGTAGCATCTCAATTCCACCCAGAATTTATTTCTCGTCCAAACAGACCACAACCATTATTTAGAGACTTTGTAGGAGCATCACTTCAAGCTCAGAAATAA
- a CDS encoding DNA-directed RNA polymerase subunit delta: MSLKHYSEEQLKELSLIELAYELFSETKEPISFYDLVDQMATVLGVTRDALMEKLPQFYTELNIDGRFVCLGENRWGLRAWYPYDQAEEEVLPVAKPKKKRKQVEEDEEFDDYDTSDEDEFEEEDAELDELDEDLVEDDETDEFDDEEIDEDDEDIDLEDEDLELEEEDDEELDEFEEEEER; this comes from the coding sequence TTGAGTTTAAAGCATTACTCGGAAGAGCAATTAAAAGAATTATCGCTTATTGAATTAGCATATGAACTTTTTTCTGAAACAAAGGAACCTATTTCTTTTTATGACTTAGTTGACCAAATGGCAACTGTTTTAGGTGTAACTAGAGATGCGCTTATGGAAAAACTTCCTCAATTTTATACAGAATTAAATATTGATGGACGTTTCGTTTGTTTAGGTGAAAATCGCTGGGGATTACGTGCTTGGTATCCTTATGACCAAGCAGAAGAAGAAGTATTACCTGTTGCAAAACCTAAGAAGAAACGTAAACAAGTAGAAGAAGATGAAGAGTTTGATGATTACGACACATCTGATGAAGACGAGTTTGAAGAAGAAGACGCTGAGTTAGATGAACTTGATGAAGATCTAGTTGAAGATGACGAAACGGATGAATTCGATGATGAAGAAATCGACGAAGACGATGAAGATATCGACCTAGAGGATGAAGATTTAGAACTAGAAGAAGAAGACGATGAAGAATTAGATGAATTTGAAGAGGAAGAAGAACGATAA
- a CDS encoding methylmalonyl-CoA mutase family protein has translation MVEKYQAKHKIRFVTASSLFDGHDVSINMIRRLLQENGVEVIHLGHNRSVEEIINAAIQEDVQGISISSYQGGHMEYFKYMYDLLQERGASHIKLFGGGGGVILPKEQEELEAYGITKIYSPEDGRIMGLQGMINHMLQSTDFLPPLKDLENVQKLSATNHKEIARFITLAENKGSLDSSLEMAATLEKSETSKSVVIGMTGTGGAGKSSLTDELVRRFIQEFPEKTIGIVSIDPTKRKTGGALLGDRIRMNSIHHPNVYMRSLATRDSQSEISNALEDTISILKTADFDVIFVETSGIGQGDAAITQYSDIHLYVMTSEFGAPSQLEKIDMIDFADLIAINKFERQGSEDALRLVQKQYQRSRHLFHDDIATMPVYGTIASQFNDAGTNNLFLALTGAIEKHTANEWNTTYIKPGNVEKQHVIIPSNRRFYLREIAETVRDYHTNTEVEAAKASKLYQIEGTLAEIESQNIEDGKSTIVDLKNKFEESLAPSTKQALNHFKLIKEAYSKDQLIQKIRDKEIKVELTTTTLSGTKIPKVSVPTYRDYGDLLRWVAKENVPGYFPFTAGVFPFKRQDEDPKRQFAGEGPPSRTNKRFHYLCENDPAKRLSTAFDSVTLYGEDPAIRPDIFGKIGESGVNVCTLENMIELYNGFDLCSPSTSVSMTINGPAPIILAMFLNTAIHQQVELKEKELGRILTVEEFTVVKQATLQKVRGTVQADILKEDQGQNTCIFSTEFALKMMGDIQQYFIDNSVRNYYSVSISGYHIAEAGANPISQLAFTLSNGFTYVEYYLSRGMKIDDFAHNLSFFFSNGLDAEYSVIGRVARRIWAVTMKDKYGASERSQKLKYHVQTSGRSLHAQEMAFNDIRTTLQALLALYDNCNSLHTNAYDEAVTTPTEESVRRAMAIQLIIQKENGLSKNENPIQGSFIIEQLTDLVEEAVLKEFERISDRGGVLGAMELQYQRGKIQEESLYYETLKHNGDLPIIGVNSYINPNEQMESINTMEIARSSYEEKQSQIDHVEQFQVKNKSEAQVALEQLKQVARKNGNLFEELMNTVRVASLGQITQALYEVGGQYRRNM, from the coding sequence ATGGTAGAAAAGTATCAAGCTAAACATAAGATTCGTTTTGTTACTGCTTCAAGCTTATTTGATGGCCATGACGTGTCGATCAATATGATTAGAAGATTATTGCAAGAAAACGGTGTTGAAGTAATTCACTTAGGTCATAACCGTTCTGTTGAAGAAATTATTAACGCAGCTATTCAAGAGGATGTACAAGGTATTTCTATTTCTTCCTACCAAGGTGGACATATGGAGTACTTTAAATATATGTATGATTTACTTCAAGAAAGAGGCGCATCTCACATCAAGTTATTTGGTGGCGGAGGGGGCGTAATCTTGCCTAAAGAGCAAGAGGAGCTTGAAGCATACGGAATTACTAAAATCTATTCACCTGAAGATGGACGTATTATGGGGCTTCAAGGAATGATTAATCATATGCTACAAAGCACAGATTTTCTTCCACCTTTGAAGGACTTAGAAAACGTTCAAAAATTATCCGCAACAAATCATAAAGAGATTGCTAGATTCATTACTCTAGCTGAAAATAAAGGTTCTTTAGATTCAAGTTTAGAAATGGCAGCAACATTAGAAAAATCAGAAACTAGTAAAAGTGTAGTTATTGGTATGACTGGTACTGGTGGAGCTGGTAAAAGTTCATTAACGGATGAACTAGTACGCCGTTTTATTCAAGAGTTTCCTGAAAAAACAATCGGTATTGTTTCGATTGACCCAACGAAGCGAAAAACGGGTGGAGCACTATTAGGTGATCGTATTCGTATGAATTCAATTCACCATCCAAATGTGTATATGAGAAGTTTAGCAACTCGAGACAGCCAATCTGAAATCTCGAATGCTTTAGAGGATACGATCTCAATTTTAAAAACAGCGGATTTTGACGTTATTTTTGTTGAGACAAGTGGAATCGGTCAAGGTGATGCAGCAATTACTCAATACAGTGATATTCATCTGTATGTTATGACGAGCGAATTCGGAGCACCTTCTCAATTAGAAAAAATTGATATGATTGACTTCGCAGATTTAATTGCAATTAATAAATTTGAACGTCAAGGCTCAGAGGATGCATTACGTCTTGTTCAAAAACAATATCAACGTAGTCGTCATCTTTTCCATGATGATATAGCTACAATGCCAGTTTACGGTACGATTGCTAGTCAATTTAATGACGCAGGTACTAATAATTTATTCTTAGCTTTAACTGGGGCAATTGAAAAACATACAGCAAATGAGTGGAACACGACGTATATTAAACCAGGAAACGTTGAAAAACAACATGTCATTATTCCGAGTAATCGTCGTTTTTATTTAAGAGAAATCGCAGAAACGGTAAGAGATTATCATACTAATACCGAAGTTGAAGCAGCAAAAGCTTCAAAGCTATATCAAATTGAAGGAACGCTGGCTGAAATTGAGTCACAAAACATTGAAGATGGAAAAAGCACTATAGTAGATTTGAAAAATAAATTTGAAGAATCTCTTGCTCCTTCTACTAAACAAGCTCTAAATCATTTTAAATTGATTAAAGAGGCATATTCAAAAGATCAACTTATACAAAAAATAAGAGATAAAGAAATAAAAGTTGAGTTAACAACAACAACATTATCTGGTACGAAAATACCTAAAGTGTCTGTTCCAACATATCGTGACTATGGTGACTTACTAAGATGGGTTGCAAAAGAAAATGTACCTGGATACTTCCCATTTACAGCTGGGGTGTTCCCATTCAAGCGCCAAGACGAAGATCCAAAGAGACAATTTGCTGGTGAGGGACCACCAAGTAGAACAAATAAACGTTTCCACTATCTGTGTGAGAATGACCCAGCTAAACGCTTAAGTACAGCATTTGATTCAGTAACTTTATACGGCGAAGATCCAGCAATTCGTCCTGATATTTTTGGGAAAATTGGTGAAAGTGGCGTAAACGTATGTACATTAGAAAATATGATTGAGCTTTACAATGGTTTTGACTTATGTAGCCCTTCAACATCAGTTTCGATGACAATTAACGGTCCAGCTCCAATTATTTTAGCTATGTTCTTAAATACAGCTATTCATCAACAAGTTGAGTTAAAAGAAAAAGAACTAGGTCGAATTTTAACAGTTGAAGAGTTTACTGTGGTAAAACAAGCAACGTTACAAAAAGTTCGTGGAACAGTTCAAGCTGATATTTTAAAAGAGGATCAAGGGCAAAATACTTGTATCTTCTCAACAGAATTTGCTTTAAAAATGATGGGAGATATTCAACAGTACTTTATCGATAATAGTGTTCGTAATTATTATTCAGTTTCAATTTCTGGGTATCATATTGCTGAAGCTGGAGCAAATCCAATTTCACAACTTGCATTCACTTTATCAAACGGATTCACTTACGTTGAATATTATTTAAGTCGAGGCATGAAGATTGATGATTTTGCTCATAATTTATCGTTCTTCTTTAGTAATGGTCTAGATGCTGAATACTCAGTAATCGGACGTGTGGCGAGAAGAATTTGGGCTGTTACGATGAAAGATAAATATGGTGCATCTGAGCGTAGTCAAAAACTTAAATACCATGTTCAAACATCAGGTCGTTCTTTACATGCTCAAGAAATGGCATTTAATGATATTCGTACGACATTACAAGCATTATTAGCTTTATATGATAACTGTAACTCACTTCACACAAACGCATATGATGAGGCTGTTACAACTCCTACTGAAGAATCAGTACGCCGTGCAATGGCTATTCAGCTTATTATTCAAAAAGAAAATGGTCTATCGAAAAATGAAAATCCAATCCAAGGATCATTTATCATTGAACAGCTTACTGACTTAGTAGAAGAAGCAGTTCTAAAAGAGTTTGAGAGAATTAGTGATCGTGGTGGCGTATTAGGGGCAATGGAACTACAATATCAACGTGGTAAAATTCAAGAAGAGTCACTTTATTACGAAACACTAAAGCATAATGGAGATCTTCCAATCATCGGAGTGAACTCTTATATCAATCCTAATGAGCAAATGGAATCCATTAATACAATGGAAATCGCTAGATCAAGCTATGAAGAAAAACAATCGCAAATTGATCATGTAGAACAATTCCAAGTTAAAAATAAATCTGAAGCTCAAGTCGCATTAGAACAATTGAAACAAGTTGCTCGCAAGAACGGTAATTTATTCGAAGAGCTAATGAATACTGTTCGCGTGGCTAGCTTAGGACAAATTACGCAAGCTTTATATGAAGTTGGCGGACAATACCGTAGAAATATGTAA